DNA sequence from the Glycine soja cultivar W05 chromosome 18, ASM419377v2, whole genome shotgun sequence genome:
ttgagAAGTTCCCAAAATCCTTTACTTATGAACCAAATAACTTTTTAGATGAAGGAATGTCATCtactataaatatgaaaaaagggAATTCTTTAATAGAAGGGTTATAAGAGAGATATTTATAGcagagaagaaaataatgaaattgtaGCTggctaaattttgaaaatgtggCGTGAATGTTATTATGCTActgttaatgaaaaattatttgaaatgtgaatttaattagataatgaatttgaatttaattagaaaattaatgtTTGTAAGAGAGAGGAGCgaaagataattaatattattttaagtgttttgtgtttttttactgcattttaaGTGTTttgtagttattattttttttaaaggttctgtaattaattattaattaatttagtataCAAATAATACATGctaattattattgtaatttaattGCATCGTGGGTTACTccatataagttaatttttaagagaactgaaaataagatatttgattatttaaataattataatatatatcacAATTTGTAACCGTTGATTTTCATTCTTATTCTTATCACGGAAAAATTTCTCCCCATTTAATAAGATTCATTACATGTGATTATTGATTTAAATGCATTGATGTTACTTTTGCCACTTGCACAAATTAGTCGTAAATACAAAACTACATAAACAAATTTGAAACGGCTTTCTTCCATCACCCTTTTGGCAGTTACCAATTCAACTACCGCATCACATTtacaaataaaactcaaaatCCAAACACCACCGCCACACACCACCTTGTCTAttgattatcatatttattgtgAGCCTTAACTCTAGTATTACTACTACTTCCACCTTTCATCATCACTCTTTCAGTCCAATGGGGTGGTCTTTCTCAATTTCCGTTTTGCTGTTTCTTACCTTTCTCATTCAGATACATGGAAGAGGCTTTGCAGAGAATTATGGTTGTAATTTGTTCCAAGGAAGTTGGGTTTATGATGAATCATACCCTCTTTATGCAACCTCACAGTGTCCCTTTATAGAGAAAGAATTTGATTGTCAAAACAATGGCAGACCGGATAAGTTCTATCTCAAATATAGATGGCAGCCAGCAGGCTGCAACTTAACAAGGTAAGTATACATATCTTTTATTtgcttttctctttctctttctgtgTCAGttgttcattgttttttttatcagtgcCATGCAATATGACTATTGCTACATAGATTCATCATGCACGTTTTTTTTGCTGGGgatatctgtttttttttatatggtttTTCCTCTTTCCAAAATTAAGTCTTTTCATCCAaatgatgatattttactttaatctagatgttttttttttcattctttagtTTTTGAACTTAGTTAGAAtgcaattataaatttatttatattttcatcctATAATAAATTGTCAAAGAAAAGTCATATATACTCCCTCTGTTCCATTTTAGGTGCTGACTTTTtagaaaaaagatatttttcttgTATATTTGTTCTTTTCACAGTTTTAAGACTATTTTTGTTGGTATAAAAACATttacatgtataaaaaaattgtatattttttataccttttataatttattttctctctttctattATAATATTCTTTACTTTTCTATTTATTCTATCgtaatatattttctatcacAAAATAGCATAATACATAATTGAAAAGTTCGTCAAAGATTACTAGCTACTTAATTTTAGAGAGTGAGAGTACATTAAATAAAGAAGTTAACGATTtattaaagaaagagaaattagttcattataacaataaaaaataattacagtgAGAGAAATGGATGTATTATGAAGAAATAATTGCAGTGAGATAAATGGAtgtattatgaaaaaattaactGTAGTTAGAAGGTTAATTGCGAGGGGTatgataggaaataaaactcaccatttcatcaaaaataaaaataaaaatattgatttccTTGATTAAtgtaaaacaactttaaataactATATATTACTGTATTTAGAAACATAGTGAGTATTTAAGGCTTTTTAAATTTTGTCGGTATAAAAACATTtacttgtatatataaaattatatagaaaCATTACACAGTCAATGAAAAAacgtaatttaaattttttattttttatcatgctTTCCATAATTGAATAATACAAAAATTCTGGACATTGATCAACTTCAAGGGAAattagaatattaggaaggaaACATGAGTCATGGATTGCATGTAGTTATCTTTAACTAGTATATTGCTTCAAGGAATCGAATCCTGGTGCTGTTATGCTCTTGGAATTAATGGGACTCAATCCATGAAGTACAAATCaacaactaattaattagttcaCCTTATAAGGGTAAAAGACCTTTGTCAAATAATGACTTTATTATAAAACAAGAAAGAATAAATAACCTTGAAGTTAAGGATTAGGCCTTAAGACCCCACAATTTAATGAATTGTACGTAATATCAGATGGAGATTTCACAATTCCTCATGGCCCAGTTGTTATctctataaaaagaaaaatattagaacCATGAAATGACGTTTTACTTGTTTATTAAGACAAAAGTAGAGCGCTCATTAGTGATATTGTGTTAGCATATCACAATTACAAGTAAGCTGGATCAGtcttttttgtttctaattcttaaaaatttcaataattgcaattgtcattttaaaatcttgaagaaaatattataatagtttatctataattttatttcctaaTTCTCTTTGTTCCTTTGCtaccatttgaaaaaaaataaatcttgtcattgttttaaaattttgctCATCCCAAAATACAAATGGAAGAGAGGATAgataagaataatatatattatagaaaaaggaaacaaacaaacaaatactGTTCCTTTGGAAAAGGCTGAACTTGTTACGTTACTCGTCTTATAAGAGGGACAATGGACTATGTACCAAGCTGGAGACCACATTTCCAAGTTATGTCATATCCAGCTTATGTTTTATCTTTAACAGCCTTACGAAGTTAACTTTATGAAACTATTCAGATTTCTCCTAACCCATTATTCATCAGAtcaattaaagaataataatgaTTGTGtttaaggttttaaaaaatagtctGTGATCGTGATTTTGGCTGTATAGTGTTAAGGTTTTTGGACTCTATAATTGTAATTGCATTGGCtgtatttatttacaattttccaTCATGGCAAGGATTGCAACGAAATTACGATTGTGATCGACTGCAATCacaatttaaaactaatttgattATGTTTGTGATTTAATTTGTCATCCTTTAACCCAAAAAACCTTGTTGCTTCTGTCTGCACGTTTTATATCTTCTTTTCCATCCCCATGGACTCTCCCATCAATCAACTAATTACGTAAGGTTCTTAAACTTATATATATCTTTGAACTACCACATAAAGTTTGGTCCATACGTTGGCAGAGACTTCCTCCATTAAAAGTGTGCTGTTGTAAAGTTGCTTTCAACCAATTGGTCCTCAATCTGGATCACATGCTACATTAGATCCAAACAAAAAACCATTTTAATCATCATTAAGAACATGCAAGATGTGTTGGACCCActtatcatcatttttcaacgAACCTTGTTGTTTTGTAGATTCAACGGTGAAGATTTCTTAAGAAGACATAGAGGGAGGAGTCTCATGTTTGTGGGGGATTCTTTGAGTTTGAATCAATGGCAATCACTCACTTGCATGCTTCACATAGCTGTGCCACTAGCCCCTTACAACTTAGTGAGGAATGGAGATCTCTCCATTTTCACGTTTCCGGTTAGATCTCttttataactattatttttcttaattttcttcctATTCTCTTAGTCATTGTCACAACCCAAACCTATCAAATCTAAACAAATTCACATTCACCCCAATTACTTGAGCCATGTCAAGGTggtttttcttccaattttaaCTCCAAATGATCAGTtgcaaaataaaagtttaattgggTTGCAAGCATTCCTGCATGGATATCATTGAAATTAAATAGAGCATATGATAATTTAAATgcaatcatatataatatatatgaataatacATTCTAACAACTAGTCTCTAACTAATTGACACCCAAGATATTAGAGTCTCACTCATGCATGCAAGAAAAGGTAACCAAACAATTTATAGAAGGAACGTTGTATTGATAACAAGGATTGGTGTAAAGCTTTGGTGTCCTGTACCCATCATTGAAGAGTAATCACATATTTGTTAATTATCCACACAGATAAAAGAAGAACCAAGAAAATTGTTGAAAACACACCGACAAAAGTAGAGGAAGAAACAAATTATGTTAGATTATCcgcataatttttattatagcaTAATTGTATTGCTAAGAAATAACTAGTCATTAAATTAATCGATAGTGTGACATAATGGttcaagctttttttttttttttttaaattagtttgaaaTGAGTCCACACCTAAGATACAGATCACCTGCTGGTCTTAATATTATACTGTTTTGTGAAAACAACTTCATTTTAAGATCATTGAAACTTCTATCTAATCATTAACTTGGGCCACAACAATGAATATGACCAATTTAACTACTAGTGTATTGTTAACTAgaatcattaattttgtattgtcAGGCGCTGACCCAGATGGAGATAAGACTGGCAATTGTCTAATACATTTCATCATAATTAGTAATTTATTCTTTCAACTTAAGCACAGAAAATTTGGAAATTTGTTTTGAAGATTAACTAcacctaaaaaaattaagaatcttCTATGAATGATAAACAAATCGTTTTATTTCTACACATTTTTAGACGCGTGTATTTTCACATATGTTTGGTATGACAGTAGGTATTATTAACTCATGTACAGTATAGTCTCGTACAAAACAAATATGTCTACAACTCTACATATAATTTGGTCACTACTTGGCATAGAATTAATCTTTGATTTAAcaataatgaattaaatttcAAGCTTAGACTAGAAATTTGTTTCAGTGAACCTTAATTTCAGGTTCAATTATTGGGTCAAACACCACATAACTTCAATTGTATCTCATAATTTGCAGACCTATGGTGTTAAGGTGATGTTCTCACGCAATGCATTTCTTGTGGACATAGTTAGTGAGAGTATTGGTCGAGTACTGAAACTAGATTCAATTCAAGCTGGCCAAACGTGGAAAGGAATAGATATATTGATATTTGACTCTTGGCATTGGTGGCTTCACACAGGAAGAAAACAACCgtatgtaaaataaaatccttttgcTAGTTTCACTATTCATCATATTTCACATGAAAAATTTGTAACACTTTTCTATGTCTTTCAATTTCCGTATGATTTGGGCTTGTAGATGGGATTTGATTCAAGTAGGAAATCGTACTGTTAGAGACATGAATCGCTTGGTTGCATACGAGATAGCGCTGAATACATGGGCCAAATGGATTGATTATAATATTGACCCTACCAGAACAAGGGTTTTATTCCAAGGAGTGTCTCCAGATCATCAAAAGTAAGTATCTGATGATATTTAAATGGACTATACTAGTGTAATGAGATGGAAATTGCAAAATTATGTTATCAATTTCTTCATGGCCATTTATTTTCAAagcaattcttaaagtgactcaATTATAATCACTTGAGAAAATTCACTAGAAAACTCACTCTCCAAGTTCGTGTAATCAATGACACTATCtttttacaattatttacaATTCCCCCCATTTTCTATAGACActatctttttctatttttatttaaaattatttaaatatccctttattttctctctcaataTCACTCCTTTGTTTGTCTAGTTTCACCGCACTCTTCCTCTTTCGTCACAAACTCTTtaaggatttttattttatttttatattcattatattttattccttAAAATTCATGTGAGCCAAGTTTGATTCTGACTGAGAGTCAGATAGAGTGTGAGTGTGTGACTTACATAAATTTCACTCCGTGAAGAAATGTAGGAAAATGATTGACTATTATGATGACTTTTAAATTTGTGAAGGGCAAAAACTAGATAAAGAACTCTAGCTAGAGCACACCCTCAACCCATTTTTaccacataaaaaaatatttattttcaaaaagataTGTGGTCATGGTAAAAACATATACAAATAaacaacaaattaacacaaaattttgtgaaattggAGTTAACATGTGTGAATTGTTGCAGTCCAGCGCAATGGGGTGAGCCAAGAGCAAACTTTTGTGCAGGGCAAACTAAGCCAATATCGGGATTAAGGTATCCTGGAGGACCAAACCCAGCAGAGGTGGTATTAGAGAAAGTGCTAAAGGCCATGCAAAAGCCTGTGTATTTGCTGGACATTACAACCCTATCCCAGCTAAGGATAGATGGCCACCCTTCTGTTTATGGACATGGTGGGCATTTGGACATGGATTGCAGCCACTGGTGCCTTGCTGGTGTTCCTGATACTTGGAATGAGCTTCTATATGTTAGTCTCTTTCAAAATTAAGATCCTATTCTTAATGTTATTgctgattataaataaaatgtgtCCCAAGAAAATATATTTCTCAAATTAATTCAGACAATAAAATACAGCAAGATATGTATAGGTCTATCAAATAAGGTGTTTCATCTCTTATCTTATATTGGTAGTATTAATTGGGATTTTAATTTGGCTCCTGTGATGATCCCAACTTGGGGGTTCAAAACTAGCGTGTAAGAGGGGTAAAATCACTGGTTAGCTTAAGGCTCCGTAAGCAGATTATTTAATATCAAAAGTCGTAATTTAATTCAACATGGtcctaagtattttttttgacaGAGGTCCTAAGTAATTAATTCCGCATCAAACTTTGAAttccataaataattaaattcaatacaaaagttcTAATGGTAGTTAACAGTAATAATCCATAAAATGTGACTAATGTGCATTTGTTTGCAAAATGGATAGAATAGAATAACCTTAAGAACGTTAATCCATAAGGCTTCCAAAATAGGTTTATATGGGATGAAATTTTGTGTTTTCTCCCTTATTTTCACCAAACTGTGTTTTTCTTTCACCAAACTGTATTTCCTCCCTTATATCCTGTGTTTAACAAGGTGATGTAAAAGGAAAGTGatataaaatagatattttcttagtcttttacaatttaatactttttgttttttctccttgcaaattttatttttattggtttttagTTGTTTGGtatattatgtatattttttttttcttataatgttttatactatttaaaaatactttaaggataaaaaaaacataatttaaaagaactaaaaacaaacaaataattttacaaataaaaaaaattaaaaatatactaaggaactaaagatatatttaatttatttttcataaatttttttttattaaactaacCAAATCATAAGCACTCTCATGACTAGAAGCAGAATACAAATAGATCCTCCACAAATTTCCCCGTCCTCCCCGTATAAGCCATCACCTTAAAACAGGTCAGAAAGTAGTAACAGAATACGAAGCAACAAAAAGGTGACAAATAACTGAACTACTCTCGTTTCCTATTTGTTGGCACTTGTGTCTCTTTCTTGATCATGTGCTTTGGTATTATACGTTACATTCTGTTGCGTTTTCATTTGTATTTGTCACAGCCATAACACCGTCATGCTGCGTCCGTTACACGTGATTTTCAATTGCTCTACAATATCGGTCTGTAACGTTAATGTCGTGGTCCGATACCGTTAAGATGCGGACGATATAACCGTTTCATAGGGATTTTTAAAACCCTGTGGTATATGTAAGTCATCAATTAGAGTAATTTGGATCGATGATTTAAGtcttatgaaatattttattgagaGTCAAAAGTTAACATCAAAAGTTGAAGTCTCAAGATATAGGTGATTGACATAAACTCAGTCACTGCATTGATAGTTGACCATCATATTCTTAGTCACACATATTTTCCCTCATTTTACAACTACAAACTCTTGTTACAGACATATAATCAAGTGCTTAGACCATATATTAACACTTGTATATATTTACTTCTCATTGATCATTTCTAAAACATTTATGTTTATGAACAcgcata
Encoded proteins:
- the LOC114394940 gene encoding protein trichome birefringence-like 43, producing MGWSFSISVLLFLTFLIQIHGRGFAENYGCNLFQGSWVYDESYPLYATSQCPFIEKEFDCQNNGRPDKFYLKYRWQPAGCNLTRFNGEDFLRRHRGRSLMFVGDSLSLNQWQSLTCMLHIAVPLAPYNLVRNGDLSIFTFPTYGVKVMFSRNAFLVDIVSESIGRVLKLDSIQAGQTWKGIDILIFDSWHWWLHTGRKQPWDLIQVGNRTVRDMNRLVAYEIALNTWAKWIDYNIDPTRTRVLFQGVSPDHQNPAQWGEPRANFCAGQTKPISGLRYPGGPNPAEVVLEKVLKAMQKPVYLLDITTLSQLRIDGHPSVYGHGGHLDMDCSHWCLAGVPDTWNELLYVSLFQN